Genomic window (Nicotiana sylvestris chromosome 7, ASM39365v2, whole genome shotgun sequence):
gttcttctcattcataagacacaacatttattgattaagtatatcatactttgagagttcttttgaacctttgttacttgtgctttgagatttatctttcaacctttactagttcttagttcaaggtagtaagattacttctcttttatgatatctttgattcctttgtggtattcttagaaggcgattaatactagttattaattgttgtctcaagttactcgtaaagtggtcaagatccgaatctattgttttgatttgctttttaagtaaaggcgtttgatttcttccataaatcaagacgttgttactttgatcttgtcaaggctatagaacttacgttcttggaagttcttggaattctttccttgaattcttcccatatcctttattttcatctctttaattctagttgtttaattccttgttgttattgcttccgcatttacttctcaaattcttactctaatttggattcccgacctagttgttatcaacttctaacagaaaggtgggccacgcgcacgtgtgcaccataaattcagaagactcagaaagaagaagggtttcgtagcagttttatatatacaattcagataatatcaaagcggtaaaaagcaacatttagcacattaagcataaacatgcaaaaatcagataataaataaagccaactataacagttattctaagctcgaattcttgaaccctgaaccagagattctgggctctcatccccagcagagtcaccagagctgtcacacctcctttttaccttacACCCGAGAGAAGGGCATACGTAAAGAGAGCttttccaatcaaaggacaaccgaaacgggattctttatttatttcagagtcgccacttgggagatttatggtgtcccaagtcaccagttttaatcccgaatcgaggaaaatatgactctatttaccattctgcgaaccagaaatccgagtaaggaattctattaattcaggagaaggtgttaagcactcccgtattccgtggttcgagcacggccgcttaacaatttatacttggcctaattatctgacttaTTGCACATTTTTGAACATATTGCATAGTTTTAacttttattaccgcttttagcTTGACTGTTTTTAGAAttgtcttgaaacgaatcacgcatgcgtatattcattttttttatgtaaagaatcatgtcacgcgtacgtgtacacaattgaattaataacatttttttatatataagaaAAACGAATTTGGCCGCAGTTGCGCGTGCTTAAAACAAAACTATGGacatttgtcatttttgtatgattaaatggtaagctgcgcacctcggactatatgagataatttaataacctccgaaaaacccatttttattgagaagatttgttcgacgttgcgcgaacgcatactctaaattgtctttagaattgtaattatgtcacgcgaacgtgtccacaactacacaataatattttaaatggCCCTATAGATTTTCTACGAATGTTTATTATTTGTATTTCTATATTAAATATGAAAGCCATGGGAATTTACTGAATGGAGTGCCTCAAGATTTCCAGAGAATCAAGatttattaggtgttgaccaTAGGTTATATGATTTAAATGTGTGAATGACacgcctcaaaactattcaactagAAGAATTAATGAGATAATAAAAGATTAATTTGAAACTAAAATTACAACCTTGCTGTGAACACAGTATCCGTAATTCGCTTATGTGCCTTAGAGCTTGATAGTCATATTCACAAGTTGTTTATTCTCTTCCTATGCTTAGGACCAAGTGTATGTGTTTTAATACTTGCCAAGTGGTTTACttgtaaatttaggaggaaattaGTTGATAAGCATACCATTTGTTTCATAAAATTTCCATTATTCTACTCGGAGCAAACTCCACTTTGTATATCTTTTACTTAAAATACCGAAATCAGTATTCATAGATCCAATCCTCTTCTACACAactgtttttagtccaaagtccTAATTATTCTATTAATTCGCTTATGACGATTGAGTTTTGGACGGacaaaatcaaaccaattattATCTAGGCTTATGCAAactatttacaaatactaaatctataCCTTGTAATAATGttgacattatttttatatatatattttttataagaaATGGGCTAATTGCACTCCTAAAGTAAAATAGGCCATTTATCGTTAAGAAGGAAAACTAATTTACAAATTGATTTAATAGACAAATTCACACTACATATGCCGCAAATACACATCTGAACCTTTCGAAAAATTCCAATATCTTAAGCGTAATGGATTATATCAATTTACCTCTCACTTATGGTTATCCCCACAGCTAATCTagtaatcggggtaataatgtacatactataAATGAATCAGCAAGGTTATGCtcctgtgggaaatggtccatctaccacatgccatGCAAGGTTATGCTCCTTTGAGATACACAATTTTTAGcgttatacaaaaattatacctataggttccaggctcgatatttgagtcccagtagcaccaaactataattaataattatgtgtttgttttataatttaaattcatatttttaataacttaattgtacaaattatatatatatatatgcacctatgggttccgggctcgatattttgaggcccagtggcaccaaactatcattaataattatgtgtttgttttataatttaaattcatattttttttaataacttaattgtacaaattattatatatatagcTATGGGTTTCgagctcgatattttgaggcccaaTGTCACCAAATTAACATTAGtaattatgtgtgttgatacaatgattaacttaattgtacaaagtttgcattttcaactaccagtataagatacttaaacaaaaggaattctaagctaaaatactacacattactacgctacaaggctctaaattttactacactaaaaagGTCTACATTTTATTATGCTAAAAAGGTCTAAATTTTACTGcgctaaaaaataatttaaactaaacataaacaacaaataaatttaattgcaaataaaacacaaaacgacatgaaaacacatatatataaatcaggatattaacagacaaatttatattcttttataaaacactaatattaaatccggataaatttaacatactagtttcggaaaaaaaaaaaaaaacacaaactgAAATAGAAcgcatacaaatcaaataatatgcattattataaaagttcaacttaaaataaaccgaaatacctcgatttagaattttcggaaagcaaatagattgaaattttgactccggaagtatgaatcaacaataatacgaagctctactcgaataTGGGACCTACGTTCTTCACCTTTTATGTGACTGGggacccaatttttttttaaaaatagtggGGTAGCGGGTATGGGAGTGGGggaccaagaagaagaagatataaaatattgaggaagaagaagcagaatgGTCGTCTTGAAGAAGACGGCTCGTTTTTTAAAAAAGGGGTATAGCGCCGGGTATTTGATCGATATACCTATTAGTGTCAGCTTTCTAtgtatagcgcccaaatactgggCGCGATATATTAACGGCACAAttaacgttaatgtatagcgcccagtatttgggcgctatatatagAAATGTCATCTTTTTTTTACACCTATTAAGGTGCTAtttgtccaaaagaaccacattttggttccggactcggAAACAACCCAAGAACTCGCTCACTTTACTTGCAGTTTATAAAAGGAgcctaaaatataaaattttataCATGGACCTAAGAACTTTGAAATCAATTGGTCAAAAGTGCCTATGTAGGCTAGGATACGGGAAGATACTAGTGATCAACTTTAAATAGTTTAATTTACTGTGGGAGCAGTTGCGAATTTGCAGTTTTTCACTAATTTACAATATGCTACCTAAGAGTGACACTAAAGCCACAAACGAAGCCGCAATTATTGCGAAAGTCCATTTTTAGCATCTTTCCGACTCTAATGGAGTAGTAGATAAAATCTTTCAAATTCTTCGCTTTCACAAGATATACTACAACACTTTAACAAAAAATTACTTTGGGTTGCATATGTCCAGGGGAGAGTAGAAGGGACAAAGGATTACAGGAATAAAAGGTGAGATTACTCATCTCATGTTtggtatattttttattttgagatTAACAATTCTGGGATTGTTTATAGCACAATTATGATATTATTTTTATACCATACAATATGTGgaaaaacaatttcaaaattaCTAATCTCGAGATAAACAacaaaatgacaagtttgccctTCTCCAATGTTTTTCTCCCAAAGTCTTGATAAGAAagacaagtttaaaagttaaaaataaaactttattCAATTTATGTAGTTTAAACCACACATATGTTTTATAATTATCCCCATATATCTAATTTTTAGTTCAATAAACTAAACATCTAGAAATAAAAATATATCTACTAAATAATATATGTTATTATTTAATCTCCATATTAATGAATTACCACTCAATTCTTAACTGACAAGAATTAGATGCTACAACAGGTTTAAACTTAAAATATCGACTTCTTAGTATTGTCAAAATAGTAAAcaaaagagagaaattttaaaaacaaacttTGGGGTTAATTGCGACAGACTTGCATTGTAGATAAAAGTTTTGTACTATGGATGGTCGGTTGGCATCCTTGTAAGCGGGCCTATTGCGTGAGAAAGCAAGAACTAGCTAGTGGGTTCAAATACTGAAAAATTCAAGAGCCCTACAAAAAACTCACAGTAGTAATCAGATGTGCTCAGATCTCACCAGTAATTTCCTTTAATATAAGACATGTACGAGCTggtgaaacaaaaaaaaaaggtaacatATGACCAACTTTGAACCTGTTGTGCAATGCTTTTGGGACATGGCTATTTGAAACCATGTGCCTAGAAACAGATACTTATGATTTTCTTCTCCTAAGTCTTACCTTTAAGGAAAAAACATGACAATTGACAAGACATCTTCGCTAAAGGAGGGGAAGAAATAGAAaggttagataattatgttacgTACCTATACCATGTAGTCATGTAGTTGGAGGTCATACAACATTATATTACAACAAGTCAATTGCAACCCAACCAAAATATACTTTGACATAGAAGTATGCTTAACGTGATTATGATTTGATTTATCTCTACTACTAATATATGTGATGGAAGTTTTAAAATGggaaagaacttttactgagatTTTATCCTACTGATTACTGATTCAAACACCAGCTAACAACCTGAAGATCCCAGGTTCAAGCGCAATATGCTACATTTGACGAAAATCACACTTTGATGCCCTGCGACGTGCAAAGATAATTTTCTCTTTTGCCCTTCATGAGATGATATATAAATTATAACAACACAAATAGCTATGACTTGTTTAAATTATAAGTTTCAAAAATTATACTTTCTTATACTTTCATTTAATTAAATACCATCATATAAAATAGGACCGAAGGAGTATAAATTACGGTGGTGAGAGCAGATTTGGAAGCGTGTAATAGACATAGATTGTGAAAGGATAAGGGCCTGTTTGGCcataaaaaaaaatcacttttttcACATTTTTTTCGGAATTAGTGTTTGTAATGAAAAATTTTAAATTTCACATCGAAGTTGAATTTTAGAATTTTTCGGAATTTGAAAGACTTCAACAAGCTGTCttttaaaattttcacttcaaatcactcacaaaaattcaaaaacagctccaaattatattcatgtccaaacacaactctaattttaaaTACTATTTTCACTTTCCGAAATTTCACAATTGTTATGTCCAAACTAAGGGTGTTAAACGGGTAGGCAGGGCCGGTCCGGGTTGGGAAAAAATGAAACCGGCCGGGTTTCAATCTGGGCCGGTTACGGGTTAGGGCTTGCCGAGCTTAACGGGTCCGGGTCCATCCAGGTAAAAAatgaaccgtaagggttacgggtcCAAGGGGccgaggtttttttttttttttttttttttttttgtattttgtatatctattataatttatattaatataaagtaaaaatataaagaatacaatgaagatgggaaaaaaattgcacttatactTTGCAAGTGCTTTTTTTATTTAAAACTTACAAATTGAAGTTTgcatttaacaagtaaattaacgaaaaaagagtaaaactaaatttttatttaatctaacaaactatgagaaatgagagatgagtgaagaaatgaagaagaggtggtgtatttatagtttttcaaagggcTAAATTAGTAATTACAAAAAgtgttattttataataaaaaattatcCAAAAAGGGGCTATTTGTTCAATAATAACGTTGGGCAACGGCCATAAGGCAGCTGACCGTTGCTAATGTTCTTCAaccttaaaaaaaattgaaatctagCCGTTAAATTAGCCCGGGCCGGTTAACCGGTTCTACAGAAATTTTGGTTGATCAGATTTGACCGATCCGATTAACCGGATGAATGAAAGTAAATGGATCAACCCCCTAATCCCAGTAATCCAGCCCATCCGGCACCTGTATTCTTGTCCGGGCCACTCAGGAAATAGGTTGATCCAGCCCGTATAACACCCTTGGTCCAAACGCCCACTACATAGTAGCATCACTTGGTTCATTTGGTTGCCTTCTACCTAACCTGGCTATTCATTGGCTGCTAGATGTGGTCCATGAAATACAAAAAAAGTTCAATTCaccaaacagaaaaaaaaaaaattgaagctatcatcatcatcatcattaccTCCATCACTACTTGAATCCACACACCACACTTTAAATTCCAAACAATTCCCTCTTTAACTTCCTTTTCTTCCACTCCTTCTCTCTTTTTGCACCTTTTTCTTCTTGCTGCCTCTCCTACCCCTTATGTCTCAACTTCCCTTGACTCAACTCTCTCTCCCTTTCTCTCACCTAAAATCTCTCCCTCTCACCGCCCCCACCTccacaaaagaaaaaagggattgTACTCCTCAAAATCATGTGCTTTCAAGAATGTCATTATGGTTAGTTGGTTTGACATGCCATGGTTTGTCCTCTGTTTCAAACGACGGTAAGAGCAAAATTTGATAGAACAAGAGAAGAAGATAAGTAAGAAACTTTGGGACAATGAGTAGGAGGATTCTCAGGAGATTTTACGTATTCATTCAACTCGGCTGTTTTTTTATCTGCTCAGGTAACGAGCTTTATCTTCTTCTTATAATAATTGACGTGAATCCATGTCCAATAATGGCTGCATAAGTTTCTTTTGCAACAGATCATCTTATTCTCTCTGTTGTTATGAGCCAAAAAGATGCTATATATGttgatcttttttcttttcccacTTCTTTGCTTGCTTTAGGATGTTATTTTAGTACTATTTCTTTTGCCCTTTTCCATTTGAGTCTTCTATTAATATATCTTAAAGAACATTTATGTTTAGGTCATTTTTGTGTCTCAAATGTTTCAGTCATAATTCATAAAAGCATAGGAGAATTTGCATGTTAAGTTTCAATTTGAATTCCCTGTTTGAATTATTATCCAGATGGAGTGATTGACtattgaacttttccctttaaaaaGGACAATGATTACTAATTTCGTCTTTTTTTGACTCTGTATCCATCTTTTTCTTTGCTCATCATTTCCCTACCGAGCTTTCTTTTATGCACAAACGACACAGATTATTGGCTGTTGCCTTCAAATTTTAAATGCCTATAGCGCCTCTTTTTTCCCCTGGTCAAATCAAATGTTTTGAGCAAGTAGCATTTAGATTTTAGAATCATATTTCAATTTTTGCCTTGCTCTACAAATCCTAATACTTCTTTCAACAACAAGAATTCCTACCGGCGGAATTTATGGAGGGTAGAGTGTAAGCAGACCTTACCCTGCCTTGTAGGTACCTCGGCTCAATAATACTTCTTTCAGTTTATCATAATAATTCTGCGTTTTGATCAAGCAGCATAAAGTGTATATTGAAAATAGGCATAATTATATGAACATAAATCTCATTTTAATTGCTAAAAGTTAAATTGGAAGTCGCTTCCATTACAAGCAAGGAATCTTAATTCCCTTTAAGTTGCAAATGCAGCAGTTAAAAGTGTTCCAAGCTTAAACTTTTATCCTGCACATTTATCTAATTAAAATCTAAAAACAAATTATCTATTAATGCTGTTGTGAATTTGCAGGTTCAAATGCTACACACATTATAAGATTAGTAGAACAGAATTCTAAGACCATTTCCAGCAGCCAAAAGGACATAACAACTCCAATAACAACAGTTCCAACTGGAACTCTTACCACCACCACAACAACTCCAGTACTGAATCCAACAATCTCAGATCCTGATTCAACAACTAGTGGTCAAGCCAATCCGGTAATGACAACAGGATCTTCATCATCGGGCTCGAGCTGGTGTGTTGCTAGCCAAGCTGCCTCACAAACAGCATTGCAAGTTGCATTAGATTATGCTTGTGGCTATGGTGGTTCTGATTGTTCTGCCATTCAGCCTGGTGGCAGCTGCTACAACCCTAACACGCTCCGCGATCACGCTTCCTTTGCATTCAACAGCTACTATCAGAAAAATCCAATTCCTAATAGCTGCAATTTTGCTGGTGCTGCTGTTACTACAAACACCAATCCCAGTAAGCTAACAATTCCCATTAGTCCTGTAACCAAATCAAAAATTTACTAtttttactactactactactacttctACCTTTAATTTCTTATGTAATTGATTAAATTTTAATATGTGTGCAGGTAGTGGTTCATGTCAATATCCATCAACAAGGTGAGATTTTAACATGAATAAAGTTGTATTTTTTTCCCTTCAAATTAAGCATTTGCATATAGAGTTTCTGATTAATGTTGGGAATTGCAGCACAAGTGCATCCATTTTGAATACAACAAATTCAAGCGGTTCGACAGTATTTGGTGCTGGGCCTATTACACCTTCTACTTCAGCAGCTGTCCCTCCAAATAAGTTCCTAAATTATTACTGCCACATCTTAACATGTCTTGTGATACTACTAGCTTACCATGGTCGATGAAAGCCAATTTTATTTCTTGGCAATTTTGGAGGAGACGAGCTTTTTTGACAGGATTATAGATAATTAATATTGGGAAAATGGTGTGACGAGTGATGTCAAATTGGATTAATTGTTTCTTTTTTAATCAATTTGCTGATATGACATCTTGTGTTTAGGGAGAAAAAGAAATTGTGTGCAGAGCTGCTGGATTTGCAGTGTTGATACTATGCTTTTTTGTAATACTGCTACTAGTAGTTATGTGGATAAAAGATCAAACAAGATACGTATGGTCCTTTTTTTTATGCTGTAGCCTAAAAGTTGAGAGGAGACTCTTGCTTGGGAATTGTGTTGAAGGAAATTGTTACACTGACAGTTTCTGAATATTAAACTAGAGAGTGGCGAAGAATAGCTTAGGACAAGATCAGAGGGGTAGCAATCTTCTTTCGCGTTTTGAGTCCAGAAAGGGTGAAaacaaaaattaaagtaaaagaaaggaaaagtgaggacaataaaagcaaaaaggggccaaaagaaaaaaacagaaaTCACTTGAATCAGGATAATATATAGAATGTCATGCTAGTAAGAGATTAATTTGggcttttcctttctttcttcctACGAGCCTAGTAGATTTTTCAGTACTGTACTAGTCAAATTTCATAATTTTGACCGTAGTCGCATTAGAACAATTAAATTAAGACAAAAAAAGAAGTAATGGTCGATCATGCTTTACTTTTTAAGAAAAGGTTCAAATTTGCTCTTCAGCTAATGACGTGTGTTTGCACGTGTACATTACGTCAGTCATTATTAacgaatacaagaagaagaaattGTTGAAATAACAATTGATAAATCaaatattaatatttaaattATGTTTAATTAATTGTATAATAGATCAAATATATAATTGATATAATATAGatgaataatattttttttctttatatagaataaAATGTTAATATGATAACGtttctttttaaaattatatatgaACTACTATTTAGAATTTTGAAGTAAATTGAGAATTTGCGACTTTAACTTTTCTATAATTACTCAGCTTAACATATAAGCTAATACCCAATTACTTGGAATCATTTAAATCGCAAATTCGGATGTGTTCGATGTTGTTATATAATTGTGCTTCGAGAATGTACTACTATTTCATGTGTTTTAGAGTAAAAACAATTATATCTTAACGTGTATTTATTATTGGAAACAATTGAAAACTCTCTatttttcaatatatatatatatatatatattttataatatatatatatatatagcaaccTCCACAAACTCCTccctaaatattaggattttttctACGTAGTTCAATAAGGGAAATAGTTAATAACTAAAATCTAATTgaatttaaagtcctaaatattaggaaagaaacttaaattacaattttattccataaaaaaatatatttttaaaggataaaaaaagtGAACTAAGggccttcatgcttttaatatataCTAGTTTAAGAGTACGCGCATCTCATATCAATGAATgtaaattttataaaaattacacacacacacacacacacagatatatatatatatatatatatatatagtgtttgAATTATTACATAAAAATTACAAGAAAATCCAAACCgctgaagaaaaaaaagagataaatgTTGATCTTTGGACTTTCGTTAGATTTGGGTTCTCACGCCATCTTTTCTATAAAAATTCGATCATTATGATGATAAAGGGATTATACATGCTAATAAACATTGTTACTTCCTTTAGCTCAATAGTGATGGATAATATCAGTAGCCACGTATCAACACCATGAGAAACTACGAAACTCTATGACAAcacttttgaaaaatattttattaatattttcttaaaaaagaatAGCTTGAAATAGCTAACATTTCTAACATTATCAACCTTAAATCTTTAAAATTTTAGTAATCTGAAAATAATCGTGAGTTTCTGAGTATGATTTTTGTGcaatttgttttaaattttagTCTCTTGGTATCTTAAAGTAGAACACTTTAATGTCACCTATAATATTATTGTTCGGGGTGAAATAACAAATCCTAAAATTATGAGTTCTTGTGAAAAATGGACTTACTAAATTTATTTAAGTAATCTTACTGGGATGACATTTCTAAATATTAGGAGCTCCTATATAGTTCAAATAAGTAAAATATTTAATAGTCAAAGTTTTAGCTAATTTCAACGTCCTAactattaaaaaatattaattaaacaataattttgtcaaatataaaatttatttttaaatgaaaaaaatttGATCAATTTCGCGTTAAAGTTTCGAGCTTTTATAATAGTCTAGATTGATTGAAGAAGATAAAATAAAAACCGAAACATTATTTTCCTATATATTTAGTAGTTTTCAATTTAGTCTCACACTATTTACCACATAATTAAAATACATTAATGTAATTTATTGCAAATACTAAATAAAGTAAATtcttcaacaaaaaaaaataattattgatgttaaaaaaatattttgtttaccGTGAATACAATTTGAGTACCATTAGGATTTCATTTGTCACTTGCCATGTATAACCTACTTCAGACGAGCATCTCTAGATTTTGTACTACTGTTCCAAATTGactttttaaatatttatttaaggtaaaattttaattgattttaaagtcctaaattttaggtatctagtttaaataaagaaagatataatAACCAAATATTAAT
Coding sequences:
- the LOC104221858 gene encoding PLASMODESMATA CALLOSE-BINDING PROTEIN 3-like, with product MSRRILRRFYVFIQLGCFFICSGSNATHIIRLVEQNSKTISSSQKDITTPITTVPTGTLTTTTTTPVLNPTISDPDSTTSGQANPVMTTGSSSSGSSWCVASQAASQTALQVALDYACGYGGSDCSAIQPGGSCYNPNTLRDHASFAFNSYYQKNPIPNSCNFAGAAVTTNTNPSSGSCQYPSTSTSASILNTTNSSGSTVFGAGPITPSTSAAVPPNKFLNYYCHILTCLVILLAYHGR